One window of the Sander lucioperca isolate FBNREF2018 chromosome 5, SLUC_FBN_1.2, whole genome shotgun sequence genome contains the following:
- the gipr gene encoding gastric inhibitory polypeptide receptor: protein MMKASDTFLILFLLHRTLCVSGRTVKDTVEEWNRYRKECLLQMSTEPRPKGVFCGRMFDMYACWSDGKPNSTVKVPCPWYLPWYNQVRNGFVLRECGPDGQWTTSNSSHTWRDHSQCNIDSQPEAQKKQMLILAYFRVMYTVGYCVSLASLSLALIILLFFRKLHCTRNYIHTNLFASFILRAVSILSRDALLSRDTPEFRDNRDILEALSDQAVSGCRVAQVLMQYCVGANYYWLLVEGLYLHNLLGMMVFSENRYFFGYLLTGWGTPVLFVVPWIIVRYLFENTRCWEVNEKMAHWWIIRTPILIAILVNFFIFIRIIQILVSKLRAHQMRYTDYKFRLAKSTLTLIPLLGIHEVVFAVLTEEHTDGILPNINLFFQLFFNSFQGLLVAVLYCFINKEVQAEIKKKWQRWKLGMTDLDDLRNTGSNTPQVCASMPPCSQCRHPSPCHATAHCQEASCLSAPPNPSAPPHTQLPLPHPYTHHQDQLGARQLKTYCYIPAHTQSGGGGGGNEEKSCESYC from the exons ATGATGAAGGCCTCTGACACATtcctcatcctcttcctccttcacaGGACTCTG tgtgtgtcaGGGAGGACTGTGAAGGATACAGTTGAGGAATGGAACCGCTACAGGAAGGAATGTCTGCTCCAGATGAGTACGGAACCCAGACCCAAAG gaGTGTTTTGTGGTCGTATGTTTGACATGTACGCCTGCTGGTCAGATGGGAAACCAAACTCTACAGTCAAAGTGCCCTGTCCTTGGTACCTGCCCTGGTACAACCAGG TGCGTAATGGCTTTGTGTTGCGGGAATGTGGTCCTGATGGTCAGTGGACGACCAGCAACTCCAGCCACACCTGGAGGGATCATTCTCAGTGCAACATTGATAGCCAACCGGAagctcag AAGAAGCAGATGCTGATCTTAGCCTACTTCAGAGTCATGTACACAGTGGGTTACTGTGTTAGTCTGGCCAGTCTCTCACTGGCTCTGATTATTCTGCTGTTCTTCAG GAAGCTGCACTGCACCAGGAACTACATCCACACCAACCTGTTTGCATCGTTCATTCTGCGAGCTGTTTCCATCCTGAGCAGAGATGCTCTGCTGAGCAGAGACACTCCGGAGTTCAGAGACAACAGAGACATCTTGGAAGCGCTCAGTGATCAG GCAGTGTCTGGCTGTCGTGTGGCTCAGGTGCTGATGCAGTACTGTGTGGGAGCCAACTACTACTGGCTGCTGGTGGAAGGCCTGTATCTCCACAATCTGCTGGGGATGATGGTATTCTCCGAAAACCGCTACTTCTTTGGATACCTTCTCACTGGCTGGG gCACCCCAGTGTTATTTGTGGTTCCTTGGATTATTGTACGTTACCTGTTTGAAAACACAAG GTGTTGGGAGGTAAACGAGAAAATGGCGCACTGGTGGATAATCCGCACTCCCATCCTGATCGCCATTCTg GTGAACTTCTTCATCTTTATTCGCATCATCCAGATTCTTGTATCCAAACTGAGAGCCCATCAGATGAGATACACCGACTACAAATTCAG ACTGGCCAAATCCACCCTGACCCTGATCCCTCTGCTGGGGATCCATGAAGTGGTCTTTGCAGTGTTGACAGAAGAACACACGGATGGCATCCTCCCCAACATCAACCTCTTTTTCCAACTCTTCTTCAACTCTTTCCAG GGTTTATTAGTAGCCGTCCTTTACTGTTTTATCAACAAGGAG GTGCAGGCAGAGATAAAGAAGAAATGGCAGAGGTGGAAGCTGGGGATGACTGACCTGGATGACCTGAGAAATACTGGCAGCAACACGCCACAG GTTTGTGCCAGCATGCCACCATGTAGCCAGTGCCGCCATCCGTCTCCCTGCCATGCTACCGCCCATTGCCAAGAGGCCAGCTGCCTCTCCGCTCCACCCAACCCCTCTGCTCCTCCTCACACTCAGCTCCCACTTCCTCACCCCTACACCCACCACCAGGACCAGCTGGGAGCCAGACAGCTGAAGACCTACTGCTACATCCCTGCTCATACAcagagtggaggaggaggaggaggaaatgaGGAAAAGTCTTGCGAAAGCTACTGCTGA